The proteins below are encoded in one region of Desulfovibrio sp. Huiquan2017:
- a CDS encoding iron-containing alcohol dehydrogenase: protein MLITKFAIPEVIFGNGSIKYLAPCARRLGAKRVLLVSDPGVEKAGWVEVVMDLLRKDAIECVYFNEVSSNPRDVQVHKGAELYIENGADVIVGIGGGSPIDAAKGISTIVGNGGRIRDYEGANKIMRPLPPMIFIPSTAGSGSDVSQFCIITDVERQVKMSIISRSLVPNLSIIDPMILATKSRELIAASAVDALAHAVESYVSRMASPFSEPQSMQAIQLFMENVREAVDSKSPEALKNLSIASTAAGMAFSNAGLGIAHSLAHSIGGRFDVLHGMVHPVLLPSVMRFNLASRPKKLARVGFQITGVQCRSEEVQAMKGIEYLEQLFLDLGATCRLNDILPDDSELELLCKKALPDACTLTNPREATCKDLMSICEAAW, encoded by the coding sequence ATGCTCATCACCAAATTCGCCATCCCGGAAGTCATTTTCGGCAACGGCAGCATAAAATACCTTGCGCCCTGCGCCCGTCGCCTGGGGGCCAAGCGCGTCCTGCTGGTCAGCGATCCCGGGGTCGAAAAGGCGGGCTGGGTGGAGGTGGTCATGGACCTGCTCCGCAAGGACGCCATCGAATGCGTCTACTTCAATGAAGTCAGTTCCAACCCCCGCGACGTGCAGGTACACAAGGGCGCGGAGTTGTACATCGAGAACGGCGCCGACGTCATCGTCGGCATCGGCGGGGGCAGCCCCATCGACGCAGCCAAGGGGATCTCCACCATCGTGGGCAACGGCGGGCGGATCAGGGATTACGAGGGCGCCAACAAGATCATGCGCCCGCTTCCCCCCATGATCTTCATCCCCTCCACCGCGGGCAGCGGCTCGGACGTCTCCCAGTTCTGCATCATCACCGACGTCGAACGACAGGTGAAGATGTCCATCATCAGCCGTTCGCTGGTGCCCAATCTTTCCATCATCGACCCCATGATCCTGGCGACCAAGAGCCGGGAGCTGATCGCCGCCTCGGCCGTGGACGCCCTGGCCCACGCCGTGGAATCCTATGTCTCCAGGATGGCGTCGCCCTTCAGCGAACCGCAGTCCATGCAGGCCATCCAACTGTTCATGGAGAACGTCCGGGAGGCGGTGGATTCAAAATCCCCGGAGGCGCTCAAGAACCTGAGCATCGCCAGCACGGCGGCGGGCATGGCCTTCAGCAACGCGGGCCTGGGCATCGCCCACTCCCTGGCCCACTCCATCGGCGGACGATTCGACGTACTGCACGGCATGGTTCACCCCGTGCTCCTGCCCTCGGTCATGCGCTTCAACCTCGCGTCCAGGCCGAAAAAGCTGGCCCGCGTGGGCTTCCAGATAACCGGGGTGCAATGCCGGTCAGAAGAGGTGCAGGCCATGAAGGGCATCGAATACCTTGAACAGTTGTTCCTGGATCTGGGCGCGACATGCAGGTTGAACGACATCCTGCCCGACGACAGCGAGCTGGAGTTGCTCTGCAAGAAGGCGCTGCCCGACGCCTGCACTTTGACCAACCCCCGCGAAGCGACCTGCAAGGACCTGATGAGCATATGCGAGGCTGCATGGTGA